From the Lathyrus oleraceus cultivar Zhongwan6 chromosome 4, CAAS_Psat_ZW6_1.0, whole genome shotgun sequence genome, one window contains:
- the LOC127074613 gene encoding kinetochore protein SPC25 homolog isoform X1 — protein MDTSTSNFDAHITHNMQIIDVGTASLSESFQSLKSKSQQTSQNQVQLHDVKCKLKEVEDELVEVLAEKARKVAKKMALMNAIASAKARVGNLNTSIQEVRARKQEYSAFLSEQSLALAASERKLNENIEHTNETREAISWYNRVLGFHVKGGHGVKFMFKYINVKNPNEEYTFIVSHDKNTYTLLSCEPPLDGIEELVDELNKTNGLFKFVKAMRKKFQETLVQESLVLTTVEPGESAFISSSAPAPDTSIRSDYTITENEHQVELSDGSAQLKKKNNRRRKSLALLSPDSASSVRKSPRLKVRK, from the exons ATGGATACCTCAACTTCAAACTTCGACGCTCACATCACTCACAATATGCAGATAATCGATGTTGGCACTGCTTCTCTATCTGAATCCTTCCAATCCCTCAAGTCCAAATCGCAACAAACTTCTCAAAATCAAG TTCAACTACACGATGTTAAATGCAAACTGAAGGAAGTGGAGGATGAATTGGTTGAAGTACTTGCAG AGAAGGCACGCAAAGTGGCGAAGAAAATGGCTTTGATGAATGCTATTGCATCTGCCAAGGCCAGAGTTGGAAACCTCAACACAAGTATTCAAGAGGTTCGTGCTAGGAAACAAGAGTATAGTGCGTTTCTATCTGAACAATCTCTTG CTTTGGCAGCATCTGAGAGGAAGCTAAATGAGAACATTGAGCATACAAATGAAACACGGGAAGCCATCTCTTGGTATAATAGAGTGCTTGGTTTTCATGTCAAAGGGGGACATG GGGTAAAGTTCATGTTCAAGTATATAAATGTAAAGAATCCAAACGAAGAGTACACTTTTATCGTCTCCCATGATAAAAATACTTACACAT TGTTAAGTTGTGAACCTCCCCTCGATGGTATTGAAGAGTTGGTCGATGAATTAAACAAGACAAATGGTCTGTTTAAGTTTGTAAAAGCAATGCggaaaaaatttcaagaaacCTTGGTGCAAG AGAGCTTAGTTCTAACAACAGTTGAACCTGGAGAATCTGCCTTTATCTCTTCATCTGCTCCTGCTCCTGATACATCCATTAGAAGTGATTATACAATCACAGAAAATGAGCATCAAGTGGAACTCTCTGATGGTAGTGCACAATTAAAGAAAAAAAACAATCGCAGAAGGAAAAGTTTAGCACTTTTATCTCCTGATTCTGCTTCATCTGTTCGCAAGTCTCCACGTTTGAAG GTTAGGAAATAA
- the LOC127074613 gene encoding kinetochore protein SPC25 homolog isoform X2 encodes MDTSTSNFDAHITHNMQIIDVGTASLSESFQSLKSKSQQTSQNQVQLHDVKCKLKEVEDELVEVLAEKARKVAKKMALMNAIASAKARVGNLNTSIQEVRARKQEYSAFLSEQSLASERKLNENIEHTNETREAISWYNRVLGFHVKGGHGVKFMFKYINVKNPNEEYTFIVSHDKNTYTLLSCEPPLDGIEELVDELNKTNGLFKFVKAMRKKFQETLVQESLVLTTVEPGESAFISSSAPAPDTSIRSDYTITENEHQVELSDGSAQLKKKNNRRRKSLALLSPDSASSVRKSPRLKVRK; translated from the exons ATGGATACCTCAACTTCAAACTTCGACGCTCACATCACTCACAATATGCAGATAATCGATGTTGGCACTGCTTCTCTATCTGAATCCTTCCAATCCCTCAAGTCCAAATCGCAACAAACTTCTCAAAATCAAG TTCAACTACACGATGTTAAATGCAAACTGAAGGAAGTGGAGGATGAATTGGTTGAAGTACTTGCAG AGAAGGCACGCAAAGTGGCGAAGAAAATGGCTTTGATGAATGCTATTGCATCTGCCAAGGCCAGAGTTGGAAACCTCAACACAAGTATTCAAGAGGTTCGTGCTAGGAAACAAGAGTATAGTGCGTTTCTATCTGAACAATCTCTTG CATCTGAGAGGAAGCTAAATGAGAACATTGAGCATACAAATGAAACACGGGAAGCCATCTCTTGGTATAATAGAGTGCTTGGTTTTCATGTCAAAGGGGGACATG GGGTAAAGTTCATGTTCAAGTATATAAATGTAAAGAATCCAAACGAAGAGTACACTTTTATCGTCTCCCATGATAAAAATACTTACACAT TGTTAAGTTGTGAACCTCCCCTCGATGGTATTGAAGAGTTGGTCGATGAATTAAACAAGACAAATGGTCTGTTTAAGTTTGTAAAAGCAATGCggaaaaaatttcaagaaacCTTGGTGCAAG AGAGCTTAGTTCTAACAACAGTTGAACCTGGAGAATCTGCCTTTATCTCTTCATCTGCTCCTGCTCCTGATACATCCATTAGAAGTGATTATACAATCACAGAAAATGAGCATCAAGTGGAACTCTCTGATGGTAGTGCACAATTAAAGAAAAAAAACAATCGCAGAAGGAAAAGTTTAGCACTTTTATCTCCTGATTCTGCTTCATCTGTTCGCAAGTCTCCACGTTTGAAG GTTAGGAAATAA